The stretch of DNA TTGACGGAGCAAGCGATACCGCTAAGTTCGAGAAGGGTGAAAGCGCCTCAACGTGGTACACCTGTAAGGTCCAGGCAGGAAGACACACCACGAAGATTACAGTACTCTCGAGGGATCAGAGTCAGACGTGGTCCGGCCACGCTTCGGTATGGATGATTTGTCAGCAGCAGCAAGAAGGAATTGATATAACATTCAAACCGTTGACCTCGTTTACAAAACGGCCGATGCCGCCGCGTCCTTTCCCCCTTGGAGTTGTTGCAAAAAACATCAAACTTGGGGAAGCTGAGCTGGGAGGTTCTCGGACCGGCCCGCCCTTGAATAAGAGGTAATCCGCGATTAACTATAGAATCCGCAAAGCGACCCTGGCCGATTGCCCCGCAATCGAGGAGCTCATCGGACTTTCCGCCCGGGGCCTCGGCACAGAAGATTACACTCCCGAACAGATGGAAGTGGCTCTCAAAGGCGTGTTCGGAGTCGACACCGATTTAATCCGGGATGGCACCTATTTCGTCGCGGAGACCGACGAGGCTCTGGTCGGATGCGGCGGATGGAGCCATAGAAAGAAACTCTTCGGCGGGGATAGCTACCCAGACCGGGAGCCGGAGGAACTCGACCCACGAACCGATTCCGCAAGAATCCGGGCTTTCTTCGTCCACCCTTCATGGGCGAGGAAAGGGATCGGACGGGCGATTCTCGCGCTCTGCGAAACCGAGGCCCTCGCCAGGGGGTTCAGATCAATGGAGCTGATGGCTACCCTTCCCGGCAT from Bacteroidota bacterium encodes:
- a CDS encoding GNAT family N-acetyltransferase, encoding MEVALKGVFGVDTDLIRDGTYFVAETDEALVGCGGWSHRKKLFGGDSYPDREPEELDPRTDSARIRAFFVHPSWARKGIGRAILALCETEALARGFRSMELMATLPGIRLYAALGFEGSDRISYQLSPGLTMEMLPMKKILKP